From the Streptomyces syringium genome, one window contains:
- the rsmA gene encoding 16S rRNA (adenine(1518)-N(6)/adenine(1519)-N(6))-dimethyltransferase RsmA yields MSSSPSTDESGALLGPADIRELAAALGVRPTKQRGQNFVIDANTVRRIVRTAEVRPDDVVVEVGPGLGSLTLALLEAADRVTAVEIDDVLAAALPATIAARMPARADRFELVHSDAMRVTELPGPPPTALVANLPYNVAVPVLLHMLERFPSIERTLVMVQSEVADRLAARPGNKVYGVPSVKANWYAEVKRAGAIGRNVFWPAPNVDSGLVSLVRRSKPIETSATREEVFAVVDAAFAQRRKTLRAALAGWAGSAPAAEAALLAAGISPQARGESLTVEEFVAIAEHKQ; encoded by the coding sequence GTGAGTTCCAGCCCCAGCACAGACGAGTCCGGCGCCCTGCTCGGCCCCGCCGACATCCGCGAGCTGGCCGCAGCCTTGGGGGTACGCCCCACCAAGCAGCGCGGCCAGAACTTCGTGATCGACGCCAACACGGTCCGGCGCATCGTACGGACCGCCGAGGTGCGGCCCGACGACGTCGTCGTCGAGGTCGGACCCGGGCTCGGGTCACTGACCCTGGCCCTGCTGGAGGCCGCCGACCGGGTCACGGCCGTGGAGATCGACGACGTGCTCGCCGCCGCCCTCCCCGCCACCATCGCCGCGCGCATGCCCGCCCGCGCCGACCGCTTCGAGCTCGTGCACAGCGACGCCATGCGCGTCACCGAGCTCCCGGGCCCCCCGCCCACCGCGCTCGTCGCCAACCTGCCGTACAACGTCGCCGTGCCGGTCCTGCTGCACATGCTGGAGCGGTTCCCCAGCATCGAGCGCACGCTGGTGATGGTCCAGTCCGAGGTCGCCGACCGGCTCGCCGCCCGGCCCGGCAACAAGGTCTACGGCGTGCCCTCGGTCAAGGCCAACTGGTACGCCGAGGTCAAGCGCGCCGGCGCCATCGGCCGCAACGTCTTCTGGCCCGCCCCGAACGTCGACTCCGGCCTCGTCTCCCTCGTCCGCCGCTCGAAGCCCATCGAGACGTCGGCCACGCGCGAAGAGGTCTTCGCCGTCGTCGACGCGGCCTTCGCCCAGCGCCGCAAGACCCTGCGCGCCGCCCTCGCCGGCTGGGCGGGCTCCGCCCCCGCCGCCGAAGCCGCGCTGCTCGCCGCCGGGATCTCCCCGCAGGCGCGCGGCGAGTCGCTGACGGTGGAGGAGTTCGTGGCCATCGCGGAGCACAAGCAGTAG
- a CDS encoding 4-(cytidine 5'-diphospho)-2-C-methyl-D-erythritol kinase gives MTASVTVRVPAKVNVQLAVGGLRPDGFHDLANVFLAVGLYDEITVAPADELRVTCTGPDAGQVPLDRTNLAARAALALAERHGRDSRVHLHIDKDIPVAGGMAGGSADGAGALLACDALWGTGASREELLEICAELGSDVPFSLVGGAALGRGRGELLTALEVGGTFHWVFAVADGGLSTPAVYAECDRLREASGTGAGIADIPDPEASAALLDALRTGDAAALAAAVSNDLQAAAVSLRPSLSATLAAGTEAGALAAMVSGSGPTTAFLVTDETEATKVADALRASGTCRAVRVTSGPAAGATVLRG, from the coding sequence GTGACCGCGTCCGTCACCGTCCGCGTACCCGCCAAGGTCAACGTCCAGCTCGCGGTCGGCGGGCTGCGCCCCGACGGCTTCCACGACCTGGCCAACGTCTTCCTGGCCGTCGGCCTGTACGACGAGATCACGGTGGCCCCCGCCGACGAACTGCGCGTCACCTGCACCGGCCCCGACGCCGGCCAGGTGCCGCTGGACCGCACCAACCTCGCCGCCCGCGCCGCCCTCGCCCTGGCCGAGCGGCACGGACGCGACAGCCGCGTCCACCTCCACATCGACAAGGACATCCCGGTGGCCGGCGGCATGGCCGGCGGCAGCGCGGACGGCGCGGGCGCGCTGCTCGCCTGCGACGCCCTGTGGGGCACCGGCGCCTCCCGCGAGGAACTGCTGGAGATCTGCGCGGAGCTGGGCAGCGACGTGCCCTTCAGCCTCGTCGGCGGGGCCGCCCTCGGGCGCGGCAGGGGCGAGCTGCTCACCGCCCTCGAGGTCGGGGGCACCTTCCACTGGGTCTTCGCCGTCGCGGACGGGGGGCTGTCCACCCCGGCCGTCTACGCCGAGTGCGACCGGCTGCGCGAGGCCTCCGGCACGGGCGCGGGCATCGCGGACATCCCCGATCCGGAAGCGTCGGCGGCCCTGCTGGACGCCCTGCGGACCGGGGACGCGGCCGCACTGGCGGCCGCCGTGTCGAACGACCTCCAGGCCGCCGCCGTCTCGCTGCGGCCGTCGCTGTCCGCGACGCTGGCCGCCGGCACCGAGGCGGGCGCACTGGCCGCGATGGTCTCCGGCTCCGGACCGACGACGGCCTTCCTGGTGACCGACGAGACGGAGGCCACGAAGGTCGCGGACGCGCTGCGCGCCTCCGGCACGTGTCGCGCGGTGCGCGTGACATCGGGTCCGGCGGCGGGCGCGACGGTCCTGCGGGGCTGA
- a CDS encoding resuscitation-promoting factor: MSHAQGSPRAAHRGAAETPTYERYAPYEPQTPYEPQTAYEPQVPYEPYGTYCPEPREPESYGPPHRPYASGPYPSEPYGAPPYGSGDPYSAYESYEPYLPRQSASPDDGASPAAPDAPQALYDPAPPTAPHESPGAFGPPLPPEDPAPRPNPGRRKRSGDRPDRLRRLVPQALVVAFLAGGTSSFIASDKTVKLSVDGTPRTLHTFADDVEELLADEHMSVGEHDIVAPGPHHDLAAGDEVVVRYGRRLALTLDGEHRQVWTTARTVDGALRQLGVRAEGAYLSASRSAAISRQGLDLDVRTERTVTFMADGRERTIRTNAATVHEAIEQAGITLRGQDTTSVDPDSFPREGQTISVMRITGSQEVRDLPIDFKTERRKDPTLQKGTEVVAQRGEKGVERVTYALRTVNGVRQKPKRIRSEIVREPRTEIVKVGTKAVPATVQGADGLNWAGLAQCEAGGRPNAVDPSGTYGGLYQFDVRTWQGLGGRGRPQDAPASEQTYRAKKLYVSRGASPWPHCGRKLHG, encoded by the coding sequence GTGAGTCATGCACAGGGCAGCCCCCGCGCTGCACACCGCGGGGCGGCCGAAACGCCGACGTACGAGCGGTACGCGCCTTACGAGCCGCAGACCCCGTACGAGCCGCAGACAGCGTACGAACCGCAGGTCCCGTACGAGCCGTACGGGACCTACTGCCCCGAGCCCCGCGAACCCGAGTCCTACGGGCCCCCGCACCGGCCCTACGCGTCCGGGCCCTACCCCTCCGAGCCCTACGGGGCCCCGCCCTACGGCTCCGGTGACCCCTACAGCGCGTACGAGTCCTACGAGCCGTATCTGCCCCGGCAGTCCGCCTCCCCGGACGACGGCGCGAGCCCGGCCGCCCCGGACGCCCCCCAGGCCCTCTACGACCCGGCGCCGCCCACCGCTCCCCACGAGTCCCCCGGCGCCTTCGGGCCTCCGCTCCCGCCCGAGGACCCCGCGCCCCGCCCCAACCCCGGGCGGCGCAAGAGATCCGGCGACCGCCCCGACCGGCTGCGCCGCCTCGTCCCCCAGGCCCTCGTCGTGGCCTTCCTCGCCGGCGGCACGTCCTCCTTCATCGCCAGCGACAAGACCGTCAAGCTCAGCGTCGACGGCACCCCCCGCACCCTGCACACCTTCGCCGACGACGTCGAGGAACTCCTCGCCGACGAGCACATGAGCGTCGGCGAGCACGACATCGTCGCCCCCGGCCCGCACCACGACCTCGCCGCGGGCGACGAGGTCGTCGTCCGGTACGGCCGGCGCCTCGCCCTCACCCTCGACGGCGAGCACCGCCAGGTGTGGACCACCGCCCGGACCGTCGACGGCGCCCTGCGCCAGCTCGGCGTGCGCGCCGAGGGCGCCTATCTGTCCGCCTCCCGCTCCGCCGCCATCTCCCGCCAGGGCCTCGACCTCGATGTACGCACCGAGCGGACCGTCACCTTCATGGCCGACGGGCGCGAGCGCACCATCCGCACCAACGCGGCCACCGTCCACGAGGCCATCGAGCAGGCGGGCATCACCCTGCGCGGCCAGGACACCACCTCCGTCGACCCCGACAGCTTCCCCCGCGAGGGCCAGACGATCTCCGTCATGCGCATCACCGGCAGCCAGGAGGTCCGCGACCTGCCCATCGACTTCAAAACCGAACGCCGCAAGGACCCCACCCTCCAAAAGGGCACCGAGGTCGTCGCACAGCGCGGCGAGAAGGGCGTCGAGCGCGTCACCTACGCCCTGCGGACCGTCAACGGCGTCCGGCAGAAGCCGAAGCGGATCCGCTCGGAGATCGTCCGGGAGCCCCGCACCGAGATCGTGAAGGTCGGCACCAAGGCCGTCCCCGCCACCGTGCAGGGCGCGGACGGCCTGAACTGGGCCGGACTCGCGCAGTGCGAGGCCGGCGGACGGCCCAACGCGGTCGACCCCTCGGGCACCTACGGGGGCCTCTACCAGTTCGACGTCCGCACCTGGCAGGGGCTCGGCGGCCGCGGCCGGCCGCAGGACGCTCCCGCCTCCGAGCAGACCTACCGGGCCAAGAAGCTGTACGTGAGCCGGGGCGCGAGCCCGTGGCCACATTGCGGCCGTAAACTTCACGGGTGA
- a CDS encoding acyltransferase family protein, translating to MPSNTRVRDLAAATPTTRDRYIDLLRVASLGTVVLGHWLMAAVTVDADGSAKVGNLLAVEPGLQLLTWVLQIMPVFFFVGGFSHALSYRSLARKADGPAYAAFLRARLQRLLRPTMVFIAVWGAGALAAQLLGGDGPLTDVAARLVAQPLWFIGIYLAMVAFTPPLLRLHERYGWGAFAALVAAAAGVDVLRFAAGVPFVEFLNFAFVWLAVHQLGFLRADGRLGAPAVPAALAVAGLASAAALVVFGPYPLSMVGMPGEKISNMSPPTAALLCHGMWLVGAVELLRGPGTRLVTRPRVWRAVIAANGVAMTAFLWHLTAMLGVYGALLALDVPLPAPASAAWWAQAPLRIAAAAVVTAVLVAVFRTVEQPAAKSPTARPATARPARRVSGPVAALGVTFALFGVLGLSMVGFGGLLEGHTAMLVAVRVTAPAAVVMAAVGWLLVEAAAPRRPR from the coding sequence ATGCCCTCGAACACCCGCGTACGCGACCTCGCCGCCGCGACACCCACGACGCGCGACCGCTACATCGACCTGCTCCGCGTCGCCTCCCTCGGCACCGTCGTCCTCGGCCACTGGCTGATGGCAGCGGTGACCGTCGACGCCGACGGCAGCGCGAAGGTCGGCAACCTGCTCGCCGTGGAACCGGGGCTGCAACTGCTGACCTGGGTGCTCCAGATCATGCCGGTGTTCTTCTTCGTCGGCGGCTTCTCGCACGCCCTCTCCTACCGGTCCCTCGCCCGCAAGGCCGACGGCCCCGCCTACGCCGCCTTCCTGCGGGCCCGGTTGCAGCGCCTGCTCCGGCCCACCATGGTCTTCATAGCGGTGTGGGGCGCGGGCGCCCTCGCCGCACAACTCCTCGGCGGCGACGGGCCGCTCACCGACGTCGCGGCCCGGCTCGTCGCCCAGCCGCTGTGGTTCATCGGCATCTATCTGGCGATGGTCGCGTTCACCCCGCCGCTGCTGCGGCTCCACGAGCGGTACGGCTGGGGCGCGTTCGCCGCCCTCGTCGCCGCCGCGGCCGGTGTCGACGTGCTGCGCTTCGCCGCCGGCGTCCCGTTCGTGGAGTTCCTGAACTTCGCCTTCGTCTGGCTCGCCGTCCACCAGCTCGGGTTCCTCCGGGCCGACGGCCGACTGGGCGCCCCCGCCGTTCCGGCCGCGCTGGCCGTCGCCGGCCTCGCCTCGGCCGCCGCGCTCGTGGTGTTCGGCCCGTATCCGCTGTCCATGGTCGGCATGCCCGGCGAGAAGATCAGCAACATGTCGCCGCCCACCGCCGCCCTGCTCTGCCACGGCATGTGGCTGGTCGGCGCCGTCGAGCTGCTGCGCGGTCCCGGCACGCGGCTCGTGACCCGGCCGCGCGTGTGGCGCGCGGTGATCGCCGCGAACGGTGTCGCGATGACCGCGTTCCTGTGGCATCTCACCGCGATGCTCGGGGTGTACGGGGCGCTGCTCGCCCTCGATGTGCCGCTGCCCGCCCCGGCGAGCGCCGCCTGGTGGGCGCAGGCCCCGCTCCGGATCGCGGCCGCCGCCGTCGTCACGGCGGTGCTGGTGGCCGTATTCCGTACGGTCGAACAGCCCGCCGCCAAGTCCCCGACCGCCCGGCCCGCTACCGCCCGTCCCGCCCGCCGGGTCTCCGGGCCCGTCGCCGCCCTCGGCGTCACCTTCGCCCTCTTCGGCGTCCTCGGGCTGTCCATGGTCGGCTTCGGCGGGCTCCTGGAAGGTCACACGGCCATGCTCGTCGCCGTGCGCGTCACCGCCCCCGCCGCCGTCGTCATGGCCGCCGTCGGCTGGCTCCTGGTGGAGGCGGCGGCGCCCCGCCGCCCGCGATGA